Proteins encoded in a region of the Limanda limanda chromosome 17, fLimLim1.1, whole genome shotgun sequence genome:
- the LOC133022885 gene encoding pyruvate dehydrogenase (acetyl-transferring) kinase isozyme 2, mitochondrial-like, with product MASRMKLLRSVVKAAALANVPKHIDHFSKFSPSPLSMKQFLDFGSTNACERTSFVFLRQELPVRLSNIMKEINLLPNRLLATPSVQLVQTWYNDSLMEILEFLDKNPDDHSVLETFVEVLESIRNRHNDVVPTMAQGVIEYKDAFGQHDAVTDHNIQYFLDRFYTSRISIRMLINQHTLVFNGNTNPAHPNTIGCIHSICDVTEVVRDAYESAKLLCEQYYLGSPELELRQMNANSLKEPIQISYIPSHLYHMVFELFKNAMRATIENHEASRTLPPIKVMVALGGEDLSIKMSDRGGGVPFRKTERLFSYLYSTAPRPSIGDKHRAPLAGFGYGLPISRLYARYFQGDLQLYSMEGHGTNTIIHLKALSTDSVERLPVYNKTALRHYKLTLEADDWCSPSKEPLDMAVYRATK from the exons ATGGCCAGCAGGATGAAGCTGCTGCGGTCTGTGGTGAAGGCTGCAGCTCTGGCCAACGTGCCAAAACACATAGACCACTTCTCAAAGTTCTCCCCATCTCCTCTGTCAATGAAGCAGTTCTTGGACTTTG GTTCAACCAATGCCTGTGAGCGCACGTCGTTTGTCTTCCTTCGCCAGGAGCTACCTGTGCGTTTGTCCAACATCATGAAGGAGATCAACCTGCTGCCCAACCGGCTGCTGGCCACACCCTCCGTCCAGCTGGTCCAGACCTG GTACAACGACAGCCTCATGGAGATCCTTGAGTTTCTGGACAAGAACCCTGACGACCACAGTGTCCTTGAGAC GTTTGTGGAGGTCTTGGAGTCCATCAGGAATAGGCATAATGATGTCGTCCCCACCATGGCTCAGGGAGTTATCGAGTACAAAGACGCCTTTGGCCAGCACGACGCCGTAACAGACCACAACATCCAGTACTTCCTGGATCGCTTCTACACCAGCCGCATCTCCATCCGCATGCTCATCAACCAGCACA CTCTAGTCTTCAACGGGAACACAAACCCCGCCCACCCCAACACCATAGGCTGCATCCACTCCATATGTGATGTAACAGAGGTTGTGCGAG ATGCCTATGAGAGTGCAAAGTTGCTGTGTGAGCAGTATTACCTGGGATCAccagagctggagctgaggcAGATGAATG cCAACAGCCTCAAAGAGCCTATCCAGATTTCATACATCCCTTCTCACCTGTACCACATGGTCTTTGAACTCTTCAAG AATGCAATGAGAGCCACCATTGAGAACCATGAGGCCAGCAGGACCCTCCCACCTATCAAAGTTATGGTCGCCCTTGGTGGAGAGGACCTGTCCATCAAG ATGAGTGACAGAGGAGGTGGCGTTCCTTTCAGGAAGACAGAGCGCTTGTTCAGCTACCTGTACTCCACAGCGCCCAGGCCTTCCATAGGAGACAAACATAGAGCCCCACTG gcTGGTTTTGGCTATGGTTTGCCCATCTCTCGGCTCTACGCTCGCTACTTCCAGGGAGACTTACAGCTCTACTCTATGGAGGGTCATGGCACTAACACTATCATTCATTTGAAG gcgCTTTCTACAGACTCTGTGGAGAGACTGCCAGTTTATAACAAGACTGCGCTGCGTCACTACAAGCTGACTTTGGAGGCAGACGATTGGTGCAGTCCCTCAAAGGAGCCGTTGGACATGGCTGTCTACCGTGCCACCAAGTGA
- the LOC133022868 gene encoding growth hormone secretagogue receptor type 1-like has translation MEGKEIVRISTSEYASSLVLVLKKNGDLRICTDFRWLNKRTLKDAHPLLHQGDCLAALGCNCLFSTMDVTSGFYDKPVHEDDRKYSAFTTPIGLIINISFLVSVTVIYVPLIIFGLLGNTLTLLVVWLRPNMRSSAHLYLSSMAVSDLLFLLLLPLDLIEIWTDWKLGVFACKMAMFLSQCSIFCTILHITFLSLERYLVVCWPITSKTLLTRRRTRALIGCLWLAAAVSAAPFLVMMEVTIVKEVDDMGREVENEKCSLSISSVSSGLMLALLILYDLYFLVPLCILGLVFILIGQTLRLHTQISRKDKSHQHAVKMLGVIFLAFVVCWLPYIVRLTMIAAINPLVYNLMSARYRHAVRSIVQTHCLTPSH, from the exons ATGGAGGGAAAGGAAATCGTCAGGATATCGACCAGTGAATATGCATCGTCACTGGTGCTTGTGTTGAAGAAAAACGGAGATCTCCGCATTTGCACAGACTTTCGCTGGTTGAATAAAAGAACCCTGAAGGACGCTCACCCCTTGCTCCATCAGGGTGATTGTTTGGCAGCCCTGGGATGCAACTGCCTCTTCAGCACTATGGACGTGACCTCCGGGTTTTATGACAAGCCAGTCCACGAGGACGACAGGAAGTACTCCGCCTTTACCACTCCCATAGGCCT AATCATCAATATCTCGTTTCTAGTGTCTGTGACAGTGATTTATGTTCCATTGATAATCTTCGGGCTTCTTGGAAACACACTGACTCTTCTGGTGGTTTGGCTTCGCCCAAACATGAGAAGCTCCGCCCACCTCTACCTGAGCAGCATGGCTGTTAGTGACCTactgttcctcctgctgctgcctctggatCTAATTGAG ATCTGGACAGACTGGAAGTTAGGAGTCTTTGCCTGCAAAATGGCCATGTTCCTGTCACAGTGCAGCATCTTCTGCACCATTCTCCACATCACCTTTCTCTCCCTGGAGAGGTACCTGGTTGTCTGCTGGCCAATCACCTCAAAGACACTGTTGACACGTCGCAGAACcagggctctgattggctgcctctGGCTGGCAGCGGCTGTCAGTGCAGCACCATTTTTGGTCATGATGGAAGTGACGATAGTGAAGGAAGTGGATGATATGGGAAGAGaggttgaaaatgaaaagtgcTCTTTATCAATATCCTCAGTCTCTTCTGGCCTCATGTTGGCCTTATTAATTCTCTACGACCTGTACTTCCTGGTTCCCTTGTGCATTCTGGGACTGGTCTTCATCCTGATTGGACAGACTCTGAGGCTCCATACACAAATCAGCCGTAAAGACAAGAGTCACCAACACGCAGTCAAGATGCTGG GAGTGATCTTCTTGGCCTTCGTCGTGTGCTGGCTGCCCTACATCGTTCGTCTGACCATGAT TGCTGCCATCAACCCTCTGGTGTACAACCTGATGTCGGCCAGGTACAGACACGCTGTGCGTAGCATCGTGCAAACGCACTGTCTCACACCGTCTCACTGA